GACGCCATCGGCTGGGACCTCGTCTACCTCTCGATCTTCTCCATCATCGCCATGACCGCCGCCACCATGCTCTTCCGAAGGACGCTCTGAGGGCTTACAGTAAAAGGGCCCGCACGGGCGGGCCCTCACGAATCAATCTTCCGAAGAGCGAGCGGCTAGAAACTCCAGCTCAAGGCCAGGCGCATGGTGCGGGGCGCGCCGTAGCTGTTCGGCGTCAGAAAGACGGGGTTCCCGATCCCGGCGATCGACTCCACGTTGTCGTCGAAGGTCCGGGCCTCCTGGTTGCCCCCCCGATGCTCTCCTCGTGATGGCCTAGAAAGTCCAGTTTGCTGCCAGCCGAATGGCCCGGGGCGCGCCGTAGGCGCTGGGCGTCAAGAAGTCGGGGTTCCCGACTCCCGCGGTGCTTTCCACGTTATCGTCGAATCGCCGAGCTTCCTGATTGTTGAAGACGTTGAACACGTCGAAGGACAGGTTCAGCTGGGATTTTTCGCCGAACTTCACCGGATAGCCAAAATGGACGTCGATGGTCACGATGTCCGGATTTCGGCCCAATAGTCCGCGGGGAACGTGTTTGTAGTCGACGAGGAAGAGATTGCTTTTCGTGCAGCCGGGGACCAAGCTGGAGGAACACTTTGGCAGGGCGAAGAACTCAGAGCTTTTGCCTCGATCGAGGGTGTCGGCCGTGTCATCGCCATCCGAGTCTAACCACCAGGCATAGACCGGCTCCAGGCCCGGAAGCTCACCGCTGTTCTGGTATAAGGCGTGGGGGTGGGCGAGCTGGGGGGTGCGGGGAGTGCCCGACTGCCAGTTGAAACCTCCGCCGATCGTGAATCCGCTGGGCCACCGGTAATAGGGATAAACGTTCAGGACGTGCGTGCGGTCCGTATTGAGGAAGCCGGATGCGAATTGCCCCGACATGAGGGGGGAATTAGGGAAGTCGAAGAGCGAAGTGATGTTCGGGTCGCTCTGGCCGTTATCGTTCCGGAACAGTCCTTCGTAATTCCCTTTGAGCTGCGCGTATCGGTAGTTGGCCGTCACCGCCCAACTATTGGAGAAGGTCTTGTTGATGTTGAACTCGAGCGCTTTGTAATCCCGCTTCGGGGCGGGGAAGTTCGCGGCTCTTGGAGTATTTACGGCAGGATTGGCCAGGACGTAGTTCCCGAACGGGGCGGCATCGAACGACCCTGCCGGCACCCCGGGACAGGTCGTCCCGGAGCTGGGGAATGGGTCGCAGGGGTACCCGTAGTTGGTTCCGTAGTAATAGTTTTCGGTGGCTTCGATGGTCGAGAATTGGGTGTCCTCCAAGACTCGTCCCTGATAGCGGAAGATTCCCCGGATCTCAACGGCCAAGTCGGGGCGGATCTGCTGCTGGTAGCCGAGAATGTACTCGTCCTCATAGGGCAGGCGGGTCCCGGGCTGGACGGTGGTAGTCGCTCCCCCGAGCCCGTGAACGGTGTCGGTCTGGGTCGCCGTCCTCGGATCAGGTCCGTCGTATTCGATCCGCCCCCCGACCTCATTGCTGAACGAGCGGACAGCGAGATCATTCGGGATCTGCTCGTAGTAGCGGGCGTAGTTCCCATAGAGCTTGCTTTTCCCGTTTCCCAGGACGTCGTAGATCGCCCCGATTCGTGGAGAATACTCCCAGTCGAAGGTGTAGCCGCTGGGCAGGAAGGTCGTGGTTCCCACCCTTCCAGGATTCGCGAGGTTGTAGGGGAGAGTGAAATTCCCCGAGCCCTTCACCTTTTCGTGGGTCGCGCGGACGCCGGCCTTCACCGTCCAACGGGAAGTGATCTGCCAGGTGTCCTGGGCAAAGAGGTTCAACACCTTGTTGGTCGTGGGAGGCACTACCGGACGGAACCGGCTTCGGATGACTTCGAACTGATTGGAGTCTCTCTCTTCGATGAGCGCCCCTGAAAACGACTGGATGGGAGTCTTGTTCCAAACGCTCTTGTCGCAGGTGTCGCCAACGGGGCAATCGGAGTTGCGGACGCAGGCTACCGCCGGGTTCGCGGTGCAGCTGGCGGCAACGAAGGCGGTGAAGCTGGGGCCCGAGTAGTGCTGGTTGTCGGTGTATTCGATGTCATCGAACCCCGCACCGTACCTCACCTCGTGCTTGCCGATGACGTTCGTCAGCTTGACGGAGTACTGCGTGCTGAGGTCCCGCTGGTCGGACAGGAACCCCGGGCCTCCCCGGAAGTTTACCGGACCTACCTCGACCTGGCCCGAGTTAGCGAGCAGCTGCGCTCGCAGGTCCGCGATCTGGTAATCGTCCAGGAGAGGGGTTTCGCTGAACCGGCCGTGGTGCCGGGAGATCTGCGCGTCGATGAAGAACTTCGGAGTGAGGATTCCATTGTACTTGAGGGCTCCATTATTGGCGCCATAGCGGATTCCGCTCTGCCCGCCTCCCAGGACATAGTCACTATAAAGCAAGGAGGACGAACCGCTAATCTGCTGGGTATCGGCGTTCTGCGGACCATTGAATCCCCGGGAAGGGTCGCCGAAGAAAGAGAGGTCGAACCGGTGGTTGGCAGCCACGAACCAGGTCAGCTTCCCGGCATAGTTGTAACTTCGGCGCACCCTCTCCTGGAGCCCGAGCTGGGATGCCGGAAAGGCCTCCTGTCCGGCGATGTCGGGGTTGGTGGTGATGTCGATGGTACAGTCGGCTGGAGTATTGGAGGGCGGACAGCCGACAGGAAAACTGATGGACTGCACATCGAACCTCGTCTTCGTCTCCACGGGATTGATGGCCACGAACCAGAACAGCTTGTCCTTGACGAAAGGACCGCCATAAGAGAATGCGAAGTCGTAAATGTCCTCCTCGCGGGTATTCACGGAGCCCAGGAGGGTTCTCACTCGCTCCCGCGATCCTTCAAGTTCGTGGAACGTCGAGTTGAAGGCGACGCCTCCTCGGAACTCATTGGTGCCTGATTTCACGATGGCGTTCAGGACCCCCCCGAGGGCCTGGCCGAACTCGGCCTCGAATCCCCCCGTCTTGACCTGAACTTCGTCCAGGAAGTCGCCGGTAACACCCGTTCCCAGAGAGCCATAAACGATGTTGTAAGCGCCGATGCCGCCGTAGCCGGTGTTGGTGATGTTGATGCCGTCGATCAGGTAGGAATTCTCCAGACCCGAAGATCCCCCGATCGAAAAGTTCCCGGCCCCGGTGCCTCCGCCGCTCACAACCCCGGGCGCGGTCAGGAAGAGATTGCTGTAGTTCCGGGCGATTGGGATGGACGCGGTGAAGTCTGACACCTTGACGTTAGTGCCGATTGACGTGGAGGTCCGATCGAGGAGTGGCGCCTGACCCGTGACGGTGATCGTTTCCACCTTGCCCGGCTGCATGGCGTACTTCACCGTCGTCTTCTCGTTGAGCTTGATGATGATATTGTCCTGGACGATCGTGGAGAAACCCGCCGCGATGATCTGCAGTGTGTAGTTGCCGGGAGTGAGGAAGGGGATGATGAAGTAGCCATTCTTGTCGGAGATGGCTCTTCTCGCACCCTGGGGAGACTGGGCCGTGACCACCGCGTCGGCGATGGGTCGTCCGCGATCGTCGGTGACGACGCCCGCGATGGTCCCGGTGGTTATTTCCTGAGAGGTGGCGGGGGGCGCAAGGCTGGCGACCGCCATCGCCGTGAGGCAGATGAAGAGCAGGCCGTGCCTTTTCATGGTTCCTCCTCAGAAGACCAGGAAAGGAGTGGAGTTTTCGGATGGGACCGTGCAGGTCAACAGCCTGCCGGAGGCGGCGGGAGCCGCCGCAGGGCGGGAAGCAACGTGGCACCGCGAGAGCTTCACGAGAACCTTCTCCTTCCGGCGAGAGAGACCCGGAACTGACGAAGGACTCGGCACTTGATTGAATCTAGATCACCCTTTGATCCTGTGTCAAGCGAATGATGGCGAAAAGTTTACGGCCCCGGCGACCTTCGCTGGTGGTAAAATCTTGGTCAAGTTCCTCAAGCCTGCCGGAGGTTCGCCATGAGCCTTCTTTCAGCATGCAAGACCTTCCCAGTCCCGTTCACGATGATTCTCCTTTTCGCACGCAACGGAGCCGCCGGCGCGGACGATTCCTACGATCCCCATAAAGTCATGCTGGCCCGGGCCCACTACGAGAAAGGACTGAAGCTGCTTCAAAAAGACAGTCGTCCCGACGCCGAAGTGGAATTCCAGGAATCGGTCCGCGTTTTTCCCGAGTTTGCGGACGGCTATATCCAGCTCGGGAACCTCGCCACGTTGCGGAAGGACTACTCAGCGAGTCTCGCGCATTACATGCGGGCGCGCACGGCGTTGCAAAACCTTCAGGGGATGTCTCGGCGGCAGGAACTGGAGCGCAGGAACCGCCTGCAGGAGAGCATGGACATCCTGAGGGCACGGATCGACCAGATGCGGATGAGCCAACGCCCCACGGACCGCGGGGAGATCAGCGAGGCTATGGCACGCCTCGAGAAGCTCCAGCAGGAACAATCTAGAATCCTGGTTCGCGACGAGCAGCCGATCCCGCCGGAGATCCACTTCCTCATCGGCACGGCCCGGATGAATCTCGAGCAGTTCGATCAGGCGATCGAAGATTTCCGCCAGGCGCTGGCCGTCCGGCCGGCCTACGGCGAGGTCCACAACAACCTGGCGGTGATCTACCTCTACCGGAAGGACTATCCGCAGGCGTGGGACCACCTGCACGCCGCCGAGAAGGCGGGCGTGCGGATCAACCCCGAGTTCCGCGATGAGCTCGCGGCGGTCGCCCCCGAATCTCCTGCTCCGGCGCGTTGACGCGCCGGCTCGGCGGGAGAACGCCGTCACCGGAGCCTATGGAACGCGCCGCGCCGCCTGAATCAGGGCCAGGATCGAAGTGTAAAGGTAGCCCGCCTGGAAGAGCAAAACGAACGGCAGCGAGGCGTAGATCCGGTGGGTGATCGCGTAGACGAGGACCCCGGTGAAATAGAGGCCCAGGGCCAGCTCGAGCGCGATCAAAGCCGAGAGCCTGCCAGGATAGGTGAGCGTGTCTCCCCGCAGCGCCTTCCCCTCGGCCCGCAGCTTCGGCGTGCGGACGAAGCCTGTCCGGCGGCCGGCGAGCGCCTCCAGGACCGCCCGCGTGTTGTTGAGGCACAGCCCCGCCCCCACCGCCATCAGGACCGGCAGATCGCGCAGCGAGCCTCGCCGTTCCGGCCGGACCTGCCGCTGTGAGAACAGATAGAAGGCGACCACCGAACCCGTGGCCAGGAGGAAGATCGGAAAGTCGAGGCCCAGAAGCGAGTTCCAGCGCATCCCTTGGCGCGCCAGCATGGCCGGAAAGAAGAGGATCGAGACGATCGTCATCAGGACGTAGGCGAAGTTGGCGGTCAGATGGAACACTGCCTCGCTCTTCACGCGGCCCGGCAGCGGGCTTCGCAGGATGCGGGGCAGCACTTTCAGGGCGGTCTGGATCGAGCCCTTCGCCCAGCGGTGCTGCTGGCTCATGAAGGCGCCGATCTGCACGGGAAGCTCCGCGGGAGCGACCAGGTCCGGAAGGAAGACGAACCTCCATCCGAGGAGCTGCGCGCGGTAGGAAAGGTCGAGATCCTCGGTCAGGGTGTCGTGCTGCCATCCCCCCGCCGCCTCGATGCAGGAGCGCCTCCAGATCCCCGCCGTTCCGTTGAAGTTGAAGAATCGCCCGGAGCGGTTCCGCGCCGACTGCTCGACCAGGAAGTGCCCGTCGAGAAGGATCGACTGCACGCGGGTGAGCGTCGAGTAATCGCGGTTCAGGTGTCCCCAACGCGCCTGGACCATCCCCACCGCAGGATCCTCGAAGTGCGCCACGGCGCGCCGGGCGAAATCGGCCGGCGGCACGAAGTCGGCGTCGAAGATGGCGATCAGATCGCCGGTGGCTTCCCGCAGCCCCGCCGCCAGGGCTCCCGCCTTGTAGCCGTCACGCGAGGAGCGCCGCAGATGGCGGATTCGCAACCCCCGCGCCGCGTGCTCCTCGACTTTCCGGCGGCACAGATCGGCGGTTCCGTCGGTGGAGTCGTCCAGGACCTGGATCTCCAGACGGTCCTTCGGGTAGTCGAGCGCGCAGACGGCGTCGAGAAGGCGCTCGGCGACGAAGATCTCGTTGTAAAGCGGCAGCTGCACCGTGAGCGTGGGAAGCTCGAGAGGGCCGGGCGCCGCCGGAAACGGCCGGCGGCGATGCCGGCGGCAGAGCAGGACGAGGCCAAGACGATGGAAACCGTAGACCGCCAGGAGTCCCATGCAGAGGAAGTACAGGACGAGGACTCCGATTGCGGGCAGGTTCATGGGAGTGCTATCGTCGGGCCGCCGCGAGCCGGACGGTGAGCGGCCTCGCGCCGGATCCGCCTCGCCCTCGTGGAGAGCTTCGCCTGTTGCGCCGCCCGCTGGTCGCCGGTTTGCTGATGGAGGCGGGCTTCGCCGCTCTCGCGGCGCCGGGCTTGTCGGTTCCGGCGCGCGTGGCGCTGCAGCTGGGGCTGTTCGTCGCCTATCTCGCCGCCCTGCGAGGCATCGCGTGGCAAAGTATGGACGCCGCGCAATGGCGCGCGGCCCTCGCCCTGGCGGGGCTCTTCCGGCTGACGCTCGTGGTCGCCGCGCCGTTCTACTCCGACGATCTGTACCGGTATCTCTGGGATGGAAGGGTGCAGGTCACGGGGCGCCTCAATCCCTACCGCTACGCCCCCGGCGACCCCGCGGTGGCTCCGCTCCGCAATGAGATCTCTTCGCGCGTCAACCATCCGGAGATTCCTACCATCTATCCGCCCGTCGCCCAGTTTCTTTTCGCCCTGGTCGCGGCCGTGCGACAGTCAGCCGTGGCGATCAAATCGGCGCTCGCGCTCTGCGATCTGGCGCTGCTGGCGGTCCTTCTCAAGCTCCTGGCCCGGACGCGAATTCCGCGGGAGCAGTTGCTGATTTACGCCTGGAACCCGCTCGTGATCGCCGAAGTCGCCGGCAATGGGCACGTCGACGTGCTGGCGGTCCTGCTGCTCATCGTGGCGATTCACCTGATTATAGGAGAACGATCCCTGCTGTCAACCCTCGCGCTCGGGCTCGCCGCGGGCGCCAAGTTCGTGCCGTTCCTGGCATTTCCCGTCCTGCTGCGGCGCGTCCCGGCGCGCTTCCGCATCGTGCCGTTCGCCCTGTTCGGGACCGTCTATCTTCCTTATGCGGGAGCCGGCGCCGCCTTGTTCGGCGGATTGCGCGCCTACGCGGAGCGGTGGCGCCACAACGACTCGCTCTTCGCCTTGATTCTGGCCGCCCTGGAGTTCCTCGACCCGACCGAGGTCCTGAAGGCAGGCGTGGGATGGCTGCACGAGCTGTTCAGCTACCCGCGGTGGATGCTGCCGATGTACACCTACGCCTACCCGGCCTATTGCGCGCGCCTCGTCGCTCTCGGGCTGGTCGCCGCGCTGGCGCTCGTCCTGGTCCGCAAGAAGGCCGATCCGATCCGCGGCACGTTCATGATCCTGGGATGGGCCCTGCTCCTGTCCCCGACGGTGCATCCCTGGTACCTGCTCTGGATCGCCCCTTTCCTCGTCCTGCGTCCCAACCCGGCGTGGATTCTCCTGACGGGCTTGGTCCCGCTCAGCTACCTCGATCCGGCTCCGGTCGCGGAGGGGATCCCGCGGCCTCTCTGGATCCGGCTGGTGGAGTACGTCCCCTTCTTCATCCTGCTCGTGACGGGAGCGGCAATCTCCTACCGCCGCCGGGATCCGGTCACCCTGTTCGGGCTGCGTCAATTCCCGCCGGGACTCGCGGGACGCTGGCCTGACGAAGCAAAGGGGGAAGGAGTCCCGCCGCCGGCTTGAGACGAGGAACCGCGAGGCCTCAGGGAGTCGGCTCCGAGGCGCTCACCTGCTGGGCGGCATGGGCCCTTCCGCAGGCCTTTCCGCACGCGTTATTGGGGAGGCCGGAGAGGCTCGAGCAGCAGGCGCGGCACTCGGGGACGGTCGGCAGGGCGGCGCAGTCGCTGAAATCCTCGGGTCCGATCGGGTTGCCCAGGTTGATGGAAGCGAGCGCCATCCGGGGATCGGCGGCGCGCAGCGCGAGGAGGCTCCCGAAAGTCGAGAGGATGGCCGCCGTCTTGCTTGACGAGAGGGGGCTCTCCGGGTGAGCGGTGAGCAGAGTGATGCCAACCTGGCGAAGGAACGCGGACATCTCCCCCTCGGTCAGCGGATCGGCAGGCTCGCCGTGGAGCTCGAGGCCGGCCCGGCGCAAGGAAGCGACGGCCGCGGAGGAGGTCATGGCGCCGCGGCGCGCCGGATCGGGCTCCGCGAGGCACGCCACCAGCAGGGCGAGCTCGCCGATCGTCATGACCGGATCGGCGGGCGCCGCCGGAGGCGCAGCGCTCAGTGCGGGTGCCGAAAGCAAGAGGAGCGCCAGGAGAGCTGAGAACGCGGGACGGTGACGGTGCATCGCGACCTCCCCGGAGGGGTGACATTGAGGTTTCGCGGGCCTCTCTGGCATCCAACAGCCGAATTGTCAACGGCCCGGCGAGACATTCGAGCGTCTATGGAGCGGCAAGTGTCTCATCGCCGACTGTCAGTGTTACGTTAGCTCGCGGCGGCGGGCCGGACAATGAGGCATTCACTGAATCCGCTGTAGGGAGCGTCCTGAGTCAAACCCCTGGCGGCCGGGCAGTAGGCAGCCGGGTGAAAGCGCCGCGCGCCTGTGTTACGATGCGCCGCCGGATCCCCTTCCTGGAGAACGATCTTGTCCTGGAGCATGCGCCGTCGCGTCACCCGGCGCGCCGTGACCGCCTGGACGGCGGCGGCCTGGCTCGCGAGCGCCGCCCCCGCGGCGCCGGCTACGTCGCCGGCTCCGGCGGTGGCCCGTTTCCGGTTCGAGCCCTCGAGGAGCACCGTCCGCTTCGATGCCGACGCCACGACGCACGTCGTCCACGGCGTCTCCCATGAGATGAGCGGCGAGGTCACTTTCGATCCGGAAGACCTCTCCCGGGCGGCGGCCGTCAAGTTTCGCCTGGCCTCGGCGAGCCTCGAAACCGGGAACAAGGTGCGGGATCGGAAGATGCGCGAGACCCACCTGGAGGCGGCGCGGTACCCGTTCATCGCCTTTCGATCGTCGAAGATCGCGGCGATCACGCCGACCCTGCGAGCGGGAGAGACCCAGGAGCTGAGCGTGGAAGGCACGCTCTCGCTCCATGGAGTGGAGCATCCGGTCGCTCTCGTCGTGAAGGCGGCGCGCACGGGGGGAGTGCTGCGCGTCACCGGGGAGACGACGCTGCGGCTGACCGATTACGCGATTCCAATCCCGAGGTTCCTGTTCTTCAAGATGAAGGACGAGGTCAAAGTCATGTTCGAGGCGGTGGCGATCGAAGTCTCCCCTCGCGAAGGCCCGCGCTCATGACGCAGGCGCCTGCCGGGCGGCACTGGGCCGACGAGATCGCCGACCGGCTCGCGGACCGGCCCGGTTCGCAGGAGATCTCCACCGGCATCTCGCCCTCCGGATCGATCCACCTCGGAAACCTGCGCGAGGTCATGACGGCCGACGTGGTCTACCGCGCCTTGAGGGAGCGCCGGAG
This sequence is a window from Candidatus Polarisedimenticolia bacterium. Protein-coding genes within it:
- a CDS encoding TonB-dependent receptor gives rise to the protein MKRHGLLFICLTAMAVASLAPPATSQEITTGTIAGVVTDDRGRPIADAVVTAQSPQGARRAISDKNGYFIIPFLTPGNYTLQIIAAGFSTIVQDNIIIKLNEKTTVKYAMQPGKVETITVTGQAPLLDRTSTSIGTNVKVSDFTASIPIARNYSNLFLTAPGVVSGGGTGAGNFSIGGSSGLENSYLIDGINITNTGYGGIGAYNIVYGSLGTGVTGDFLDEVQVKTGGFEAEFGQALGGVLNAIVKSGTNEFRGGVAFNSTFHELEGSRERVRTLLGSVNTREEDIYDFAFSYGGPFVKDKLFWFVAINPVETKTRFDVQSISFPVGCPPSNTPADCTIDITTNPDIAGQEAFPASQLGLQERVRRSYNYAGKLTWFVAANHRFDLSFFGDPSRGFNGPQNADTQQISGSSSLLYSDYVLGGGQSGIRYGANNGALKYNGILTPKFFIDAQISRHHGRFSETPLLDDYQIADLRAQLLANSGQVEVGPVNFRGGPGFLSDQRDLSTQYSVKLTNVIGKHEVRYGAGFDDIEYTDNQHYSGPSFTAFVAASCTANPAVACVRNSDCPVGDTCDKSVWNKTPIQSFSGALIEERDSNQFEVIRSRFRPVVPPTTNKVLNLFAQDTWQITSRWTVKAGVRATHEKVKGSGNFTLPYNLANPGRVGTTTFLPSGYTFDWEYSPRIGAIYDVLGNGKSKLYGNYARYYEQIPNDLAVRSFSNEVGGRIEYDGPDPRTATQTDTVHGLGGATTTVQPGTRLPYEDEYILGYQQQIRPDLAVEIRGIFRYQGRVLEDTQFSTIEATENYYYGTNYGYPCDPFPSSGTTCPGVPAGSFDAAPFGNYVLANPAVNTPRAANFPAPKRDYKALEFNINKTFSNSWAVTANYRYAQLKGNYEGLFRNDNGQSDPNITSLFDFPNSPLMSGQFASGFLNTDRTHVLNVYPYYRWPSGFTIGGGFNWQSGTPRTPQLAHPHALYQNSGELPGLEPVYAWWLDSDGDDTADTLDRGKSSEFFALPKCSSSLVPGCTKSNLFLVDYKHVPRGLLGRNPDIVTIDVHFGYPVKFGEKSQLNLSFDVFNVFNNQEARRFDDNVESTAGVGNPDFLTPSAYGAPRAIRLAANWTF
- a CDS encoding tetratricopeptide repeat protein — encoded protein: MSLLSACKTFPVPFTMILLFARNGAAGADDSYDPHKVMLARAHYEKGLKLLQKDSRPDAEVEFQESVRVFPEFADGYIQLGNLATLRKDYSASLAHYMRARTALQNLQGMSRRQELERRNRLQESMDILRARIDQMRMSQRPTDRGEISEAMARLEKLQQEQSRILVRDEQPIPPEIHFLIGTARMNLEQFDQAIEDFRQALAVRPAYGEVHNNLAVIYLYRKDYPQAWDHLHAAEKAGVRINPEFRDELAAVAPESPAPAR
- a CDS encoding cellulose synthase family protein, with the translated sequence MNLPAIGVLVLYFLCMGLLAVYGFHRLGLVLLCRRHRRRPFPAAPGPLELPTLTVQLPLYNEIFVAERLLDAVCALDYPKDRLEIQVLDDSTDGTADLCRRKVEEHAARGLRIRHLRRSSRDGYKAGALAAGLREATGDLIAIFDADFVPPADFARRAVAHFEDPAVGMVQARWGHLNRDYSTLTRVQSILLDGHFLVEQSARNRSGRFFNFNGTAGIWRRSCIEAAGGWQHDTLTEDLDLSYRAQLLGWRFVFLPDLVAPAELPVQIGAFMSQQHRWAKGSIQTALKVLPRILRSPLPGRVKSEAVFHLTANFAYVLMTIVSILFFPAMLARQGMRWNSLLGLDFPIFLLATGSVVAFYLFSQRQVRPERRGSLRDLPVLMAVGAGLCLNNTRAVLEALAGRRTGFVRTPKLRAEGKALRGDTLTYPGRLSALIALELALGLYFTGVLVYAITHRIYASLPFVLLFQAGYLYTSILALIQAARRVP
- a CDS encoding glycosyltransferase 87 family protein produces the protein MRRPLVAGLLMEAGFAALAAPGLSVPARVALQLGLFVAYLAALRGIAWQSMDAAQWRAALALAGLFRLTLVVAAPFYSDDLYRYLWDGRVQVTGRLNPYRYAPGDPAVAPLRNEISSRVNHPEIPTIYPPVAQFLFALVAAVRQSAVAIKSALALCDLALLAVLLKLLARTRIPREQLLIYAWNPLVIAEVAGNGHVDVLAVLLLIVAIHLIIGERSLLSTLALGLAAGAKFVPFLAFPVLLRRVPARFRIVPFALFGTVYLPYAGAGAALFGGLRAYAERWRHNDSLFALILAALEFLDPTEVLKAGVGWLHELFSYPRWMLPMYTYAYPAYCARLVALGLVAALALVLVRKKADPIRGTFMILGWALLLSPTVHPWYLLWIAPFLVLRPNPAWILLTGLVPLSYLDPAPVAEGIPRPLWIRLVEYVPFFILLVTGAAISYRRRDPVTLFGLRQFPPGLAGRWPDEAKGEGVPPPA
- a CDS encoding YceI family protein, translating into MSWSMRRRVTRRAVTAWTAAAWLASAAPAAPATSPAPAVARFRFEPSRSTVRFDADATTHVVHGVSHEMSGEVTFDPEDLSRAAAVKFRLASASLETGNKVRDRKMRETHLEAARYPFIAFRSSKIAAITPTLRAGETQELSVEGTLSLHGVEHPVALVVKAARTGGVLRVTGETTLRLTDYAIPIPRFLFFKMKDEVKVMFEAVAIEVSPREGPRS